The genomic DNA GTTTAAGTCCGAGGTTTTTCAAAACATTTGATTACATTTCTTCACTAACATACTTGTACAATTTAAGACTAGTATTCTTGGGAGAACATTCcagaatatattttatatgagGAGGGTGCCCACCCGTCCTATAGGTCTGATTAATCTATTAGAATTATTCGACTGAAAGcaaataaatatagttaaaaataatcaaaggAGGCTCTTAGATCTTGTTATTACGTCTAGACGTGACATAAAAAGTAAACAGCggtaaaattgaaaataccttttataactataaaaaGGCTGATCTTGGATTGTTATATGACAGTCTATTGCTGATATTAACGAAGATCAAGAACGAAGACGAAGATCTTTTCCGCCCTAGTTCTCCacagaaattataaaatcaataaaacaaaaacataactcctgaaaaaaatataaacgttataataacttaattgatttaactaaatttaaagaattgtggtccaaaataaaaaaaaatattgatcgaTCCCATAAGCAGTACTGTATTCATTTagtacatttattatttattacctaGATATACTTAATATTTGTGTATTAAGTATGTGGTGCAAAAACAAAAGCTTGCCGTTAAACGCAGCCAAATGTAATGTTTTCTCTTTTAGCTTAAAAAAACCCAATTCTTTACGATTATACTATTAATAATGTTAACCTACCCAGATCAACAGTTTTTAATGACTTAGGGGTAATTTGTGACAATTCTCTTTCCTTTCAATCACATATAACAGATATTGGCAAACGTAGCTACAGAATTTTGGGTTTCATTTCATGACGCAACTCTCAAAATCTCAAAGGCACTCTTGTTGTaagacttttatatttttcttgtatcAGATCTATACTCGAATATGGTTCTCAAGTCTGGTTCCCCATTACCAAAACCataataaagatattgaaaatatcCAAAGATTTCTGAAATTTCTAAGGTTTAAGTGCGACGGAGTGTACCCAGCAACTGGCTTTCCACACATACAACTGTTGGAAAGATTTTCATTTCTTGCATTAAGAAAAGGCGGAAATTTGCTGATTTGCAGTTTTTACATAATTGGCAAAGAACATGATTGATTTGCCTGAAATGTTAGAACAGCTTAATTTTCATTTGCCTCGCATCAATCAGCCAGAAACCCACAAACGTTTTACCTATCAAGACCTCTAACAAAATTTTCTCCACTGTGTAGACCGTGCGACACATATAATTCTGTTCAAAATCAATGTGACATTTTTAACTGTAGtgttgcagctattaaaaaaagtacactTTTCTTAATCACaaatgttcttttatttttatgtaactaattttttctaaataaatcttttatttttttatatagagaGCTCTTTTTTTGTATCGATAGTTTTTGTGttatatcattaatttttttattgtctttttcgTTCACACTCAATAATTTGATGTAAATCTGTGGagtgatgtaaataaataaatttttttccaaggcGGAAAAAAACGTAAAGAAGTcctgttaataaaacaatagacaaaactcgaattttctatttttcatataGCATATTCATAGATACCGGAAGAGTCAAGTATACTGTTATACTACTGCCCAGTTGAATACCAATATCCGAGAAGAAATCGCCGCTATTCCAAACGCAATGTCCTAGCTGGTTTGAGTTTCAGGTTTAAAGAGTGATTAACTAATTAAGGTACAATGAATTTTACGATCTTTCAAATAAAATAcagttaatataataaaatacttacttgaTCCTTATCCATTTGCCATCAGCGTCATAATATCCATTGCCGGCAGGATTTTTATGTCCCAATAATGCTCTGTAAAACAAAAGAACGTACAGAAACCTATATTGCAAGTCTTCCTTTAGAAATTATCTACTTTTGATGGTTTCTACCCATATAGTGAGATTCAGCGTGCATTCTTCCAGTCAGGTCTAAATCACAAATGTCGCAATGAAACCAACTAGGATTTTTTTCAGCATcctgaaataaatacattttcataatCTTATCTAAATTAATTATGACAAACAACTTGCCTCCTTGTTAGTTTTTTTCTTGTCTTGGCCCCTGGTGGTAGCTCTATGATGTAGAGGTTCGCCAGTTTTCTCGGCATATTCCGTGagccattttcgtatttttttctcGTGATTTTTGGATTTATAATGCATCTTAGCGGTTTGATTACTGGACAATTGTAATTCgcataatttacaaaaaaggggttgaaataaaatttttaggtctTTTGGTAATGTGTCATCCAATAGGTCGGGGACAGTTTGTTCcactaaaacatttattaatgtttaccATTATTTGGACAAGATCAAATATTTCTACACTATACTTAGGAACTAATCATAAGTCCTTAAAGTTCGGGTTACAAAATTGCCTTCATTTAATGTCCACTGTGAAAGAATATTCAGGAAGCATACAATATATTGGTAACAAATGGAAGCGGTTTTGTAAACAAGCAATATTTATAAGGAACTTCGGTGTACTTCTATAGACGAATAAGAACAATATTCAGCACCTGAATATCAGTCCGAAAATATAGAAAAGtggttttatataaaaaagttagttGTTACAAATGTTTGTGTACATAATTTATCTGTGTATTTCAGTTTTTAGAGATATGTCTCAATATCGGTTGCATTTTTCTAATTTCTATTgacttttaagtatttttttgtcaattattgGATTGAGGAACCAAGATTGCCTTTTATTTCTTTAGTCTCATGACGAAAACACAAATAACGTTTTAAATGAAGTTagaaattattgtaatataaacTGATCGGTGAGCAGAATAAACGCATTGCTCTTATACtaaggaaaagattttttttactcGAAGGCCAAATAATTACCTGGTAATTCTACTGAAGGTTCTTTCCTCTTTTTCTTCTGGCTAGTGAACCCAAAACCTTTGTATTTGCCATTTGACTCAAAAGCTTTTTCAGCACCGCCCTGTTCAGAATATTGCCCATACCCTTTTTCCAGGCATGTTTCATATTGATCATAACCCCACTTATCACCATTAAACTGTCTTTTCCCGAATCTTGCTTCATTTGGAAATTTGTTGTTAAACCTTCGACTGTAAACATAGCAGCGTCCACGGCCGTTAAAGAAGCTTTGTTGCCCTTGATAGTTTTGAAGGAAACTTTCATTATAAATGTGGTTGGCTTGGAAAAGGTTTCGTTCTGTATTGGTCCATTGCTGAATATTTCCTGTTTTCCACCGATTGTTCATATTAAAATTTCGGTTAATTTTGGGGTCTTgttgattatttttgttttgaaaatattcctgatTGTTACTAAATCCGTAATTATTAAGATGTTTTTCTTGTTTCTTTCTATTATTAAATCTTGTTTGATGGTTATGGTCTTGATTTTGGAATATGCCTTCAAAACTACCGTTATTTAGAGACTCTGGACTTTGACTCGTATTCTTTCGATTATTAAAGTCTTGCattatattaaagttattcCCTTTTTCTTCCTTATTACCGTGTTCctcaattttattaatgtttcttCCTTCACCAACTGCAGTTTGGCTTTCATTATTCTCTGGAAGGagcataaaaaatatgtatgagCTGCGTCAATCTATACTTTATCAATTATactacaattaaataatatatttagtctaagatttttaaattaaatcatttgtACCTTTCTTTCATAACTTTAGAGCAGcttaataaagtattttgtttGACTTGATAAAATGTTAATTGCAGGTTTTTTTCCAGTCAATGTGACTTATTAGATAAACGAAAAAGAAATACAGATTGTTTgtttttgaatatatattttgtaattagatATGTATCTAGTTTTagcaataattaatattttaaaaacaataaaggagACGTTAAGTTATTTTATAATCTTGTATACATAACAGCCTAACATATGAGTACAATGAACCAAATTCCGAAAAGtttcattctttattttttccttcTAATCCCTTTCTAAACATCGTTTCTttagtatttccttttcctttcGAAATATATCGTTAAGCGACATCACAGTACTACTTGAGTTTGCAATAGTTATGTATACTACTATATGATTGGGTTTAAAAAACTCTTGCAAGGTACACTGTATACAACTTCATTCTATATAACTTCATTTAAAACGTCAAATTTCGAAAATCCTAATCTTAAaagtcaatttaattaaatttgacaatcaattcaattaaatcttttctgttttaattaaatggCAACAGTTTAAAGAcgaaatcattattttaattaatgcatCTAAGAAAGTCAGATAGAGTAAGCTTTTGCTTTTAGACCATCAGAGTCCTTTCCCATCAGAGAAACCTATTTCCACAACGATAAAGTAAAGAATCTGTTAAGGATCTGAAGATTACGATTCCCGTAGGGGAATTGCACAAATAGAAAATAACAGGTAGTCCGAGAAGCTATTCAAAATATTATGGGAACCATACCTCAACATTATGAAATAACATCCTCAGTTTTTTGATCAGAGTAAAATGTATGATGACCCTCGAAATTTGGTGCTGCGTCAATCCATATTCCAAGAAACTTAGTTATAGATGTAAACTTTTTAAGAGTCCTGAGGAACTCCACAGTTAATCTTTAAAGCAGAAGACCTTGCTCCAGAGTACACCGCGCATTGCTGCAGATTCTCAAGGTAGGACCTAGACCAAAAAAATTCAGATTCTCAAAAGTCATATCTTTCCAACTTCGACAGCAATTTATcaacacaatcaaaagcctaaCACACAACACAGAAAACCTCTACCAATAACTAATGCCTTCATTCACACCATAAGTTTAATGTATTTGATACGATCGATAAAATTTATATGCAAGGTAGGGATAGAAAGTATCACAACCCTAtccaatttcattattttgtacCCTGTTTGCACTTTGGACACAATAAGTTTTTTGCaaccatttaaaaaagaagTATATTATGCAGGTACATGAATTACTTACGCATTGTTTTTCCACCTAATCCATAAGTCTTTGGCTTTTCTTTAATACTattataagtttcaaaaatGTTCCTTTTAAGACCTTCAACGGTAGTTATACCGTTTGGAGGTAATGGTGGGTCAACATtcatgcctaaaaaaaaattcagcaCACAAAAAATCCAGGATATTAAATTAGGATAATCAGAAATTTTTTAGTCATTTATATTATATGGTAGGAATAGAAAATGAGACTTTGGTGTGCACTAAATTTGAAACTAGTATTAACAGTTCAAGCAGAATGTTTCAATAAAGCAATCGTCAAAAAGCCCAACAAGTAACCACATTACAATTATAGCATACATGTTAGCTAACAATAAGATATAGCGCATTTATACTTGGAAAAAAGCATATCTATACAATGTGCCTGTATGGAAAGACCAGAAAAGCGATAAGTAGTAGAGTAAATGAATATTAAAGGACAAGAAACACCAAAATCCACCATATATACTTAATTTTCGAAAATAGCAAACCCAAATTAAGAATAGTTTGTGAGTTCAAATTTATACTAGTACTAATATTACTAATTAATCATGTAGTGAATATTACAGAATggtaaaaaagcaaaattttttacctgttacagTGAGAGTTTCAGCATTACTATTGTCTCTTGCACATGCATTAACATTATTGGTTGTCCCTGCATTATTATATGTCTGGACGCCATACAGAGAAAAGTTATAAGTAGctactaaaataaaatgtcataaGCTTTCTGCTAAATAACGATAATTGGATTGAAATGCATCGAACCCTAACCCAccttttttaatactaaaaagcAGCTAATAACATGCAATAGTAAGTATGCAAAGTAACTATATTCAGTGCTGTATTCTCAAGGGTAGCACAGCTTTTGTAATTAAATAAGGTTAAAGCTGTACCCATTGCCAATTCATTAAGTAGACTTTTTTAGACTAGAAAAATCCTTTATTTACTACTaagaaattagttttaattaactaaagatttttgttattaaaaaataaaatgcaacctAATGAATTTGATGGTaagaaaactgtttttcttaatttggctaaaaagttttctaaggcaactatttttttgttgttttaaaattaaaatggccCAATTTAACTAACCTATCTTTTAATCCTCGGCGTTGACTGTAAAATAACAATGTTGCAGTCTGAATTGGTTTCAAATTTAGAATGTTTGTGATACAGTGAGGGcgcgcaagttggaacaaattcatttcagattttcagatttttttgatgatgaattcatgtattCATGGTAGATCAAAATGAGGTTCGACTctcaacataatttttttaaatagaaacaacacccttttttattttattttttagttctgtataaaatttatttattttttgtataccatgtcctatacctaacctcaatatttattaagaaatttgcgattaaattttttataaataaccatgCATGTTTgaaacagtttataaaaaaaaacaaaacaaaaaaattaaaataaatgttcaaattgttgacCATTAACTTCCTGACAGTAATTATCTGTTTTCCGGAAGCGTGGGTCCAGGTCAGTCCACACATATTTGTCTCTAGCATGACGAAaatctctaaacttttttttaattttgcttactaCCGAACGTGTAATAGGTCTCTCCGggtacttattattaaacagaTTCCAAACTTCGGCCTGTTTTCGAGTCATGTCGCCATATCctaccatcatcaaaatttcaattctttgtttttcagttaaacgcgccatacttttaaactttgcaactgTACTTGACACATTTACGTAAAGTAATACATACATACTGTCCATGCGATTAAATGATAACAAGGTGTCAACAATCCAATATACctgctaaaaaattatgaaaaaacatgtttgaatatgctcaaatgacccaaacagttgcaaatttattaataatgttagtattaggtataagacatggtatacaaaatcacagtataaagaacaagacagtaggttcactctcttgcggccgtttgaagtagggacttctaaacagtgccgactttttttacgcggtcgtaaatcattatttagtttcgacggcaatcctttacgatacggggggtgtttgaaacatttttaataaggaatattttcgtacatcgcggcgggcagcgtgtaatatatggaattttttgaaattaaaggcactttgtattattgttaaaatgaaattgaaagaatattattaagtatctcttttgaacaaataactgtaagaaaaacacttggtagatagctttaaaattaagtttattagaatgtacacaattaaatcttagctttacattcctttcatgctcttttcttaactgaccaagaaactacctacctaatattacatacacttaattaataataacttcgttaatatacccattttttaaatatttaataaaatttacataataatgtgataacactcagcatatggaactcggtaacagtgaaatataaaaaggcagttaaataaaaaaaacttattaaatgcctaattatttgctttttaaataggggatgaaagaacaaaccactaaaattcaaataaaacgaaaataggtgttttacaacctagaattcatataaatatgcaaaataaatatagttttacattggggattatagtacacatcaatattttgaaacttaaaccattaaaaaccacccttaatgacgaaaaaaatgcagttttaagtatggttagacggtataagtggctaaaatttttatcattcaaatgattgcaatgcaactaataataaatcggatagcctTCAcaattaaaaaccaccactaatagcagaatattaccaaaaattttgcatttttttagattaaaatcacgatttaaaaaaaatatgtactctaaatcgctgacactttttgaacatattattggtacctatatatagtccattgtagaaggctacgctttaatttttgaaataaatacataattttttatgataaatgtttttaaaactgcaattatttttattttattcctaacttttttaatttttatgctaatgacttacaatcaagtttatttttaaagtttttgatagtacatacttgaaaaaatgtgctagatatttgtctaaaaaacgttttttttttaattatttcacgttattattttacgtcattatattttgttatctaaaaaaaggggttatgttcacacagttgtatcttaacgcctatagcacctagataaatcaaacaaaagccaatcttttatttttaaaccaacttttgtttattagatttttttgtaggatctcaattttccgagatatttaagaaatactgaagaaaagcgtgtatttttttctgaagactaatccatttttattttaaaaaaaatgtatatccccttttactcctgcagccatctacgcaacatatcgccggcatttttaaagtacaaaacttccgcacaacgctattatagttctaatattgaagacgcccctgtataacgcagtcgccaccgggcagcaaaaaagagtagcatcagaaagcgagtgagaaaggcaacattttgggcggcgcttagagtgatccttctattctagtttatgttcggtgacaaaatatacttaaaattctatgcagaattcaaaaatggaataaaaaataggtgtttccatttcaaaaattgaagttgatggtcgttgcTTCTTTTTGGTTCACCCATGTAaacatgaattcatcatcaaaaaattcgcaaaaaataaaaatcgacgtgtccgagcgtttttttttcgaatacacctctgaattttaaatgaatttgttccaacctacgcgtcctcactgtataaCATATTGGTTTTAGAGGAATTCAGGGAATTTCCAATATTTTCcaacaatttttaaagtgttttatgtgttattaaaacatttttacattttacggACAGTGTCAGGGGATCCCTGGAACAAGTATTCTGGATATCCATTATAAGAGCATAGATGGCACTTATGTGACTAATGCATCTTGTTCAAAGTTTGATGTCTACAGAAAATTAAGCAAATGATAGAACATGTTTGGGAATACATAAAAACACAATATTGGGAAATGAATTATGGCATAATCAAAAATGgctgtaattaaaaaaaggttactttaatatcttttatgtatcttccttttaaatttttttggctgtaaatttcctttttttctgaaataagttTTTAGTGAATCTATGTAGAAAAAATGTACATTTAGTAGCCACGTTTTAATCAATAAAAGAGTAGCTTAGTTAAATTGAGTTATTTCAGTTGCTGTAATCATGTTTTATCAATTTACAAAACTCTTCTGAGAAAACGCATTTCTTGTAAGATTAAtggtaattatttttgttacctTGTTGAGTTCCTgttgtataattattatagtagTTATAGTATGCAGATGCTGAATTAGGATCATAAGGGTAATTATAATAGGAGGCTGCTAAAGGGGTGTTTACAGAAGGGGccatttgaaaacttttaaagtGCTTTACATCTACTACTGGAACAGCTGCTTGGTTGCCTCCAGAAATTTCTGCTGTGGCCTTTTTGGGAATCTTGTAGTTTCTTTCTAGAGGATTTGctataataatcaaaaaaatttttgtgatCATTAATATTCAACCCTATTTCTTCAACATAGTACACAGAGAAAAGCAAAAGGTCTAGTTTAGCAACTTTTCTGAAAATCGCACCTAAAATTATGTGCAAAAGCTTAAAATAGGTATAGTTTTACCGGAACTAATATTCGGATGGCGGAGTAGCCATTTATAGATACACCTAGATACAGATAGCCGGAgtagtgattttttttctaaaaaaatgttttttgacatttagacATTTTAATACATATCTGGAATTATAAACCCAACCCAACTTTTCTGAAAACCGCACTTAACATTATGGAAAAATAGAGTCTAGTTTCGATACTAAGACATGAGAAAACCAAAGCCATATCTCTTACTCTATTCTTGCCTGAAGTCACTCTGCATCTAGAGTTTTTTCCTTCAACGCTTACGAGTGGCAATTTTGACACAGTGGAATTTTGACACAGCCATATGT from Anthonomus grandis grandis chromosome 7, icAntGran1.3, whole genome shotgun sequence includes the following:
- the LOC126738295 gene encoding uncharacterized protein LOC126738295 isoform X8, which gives rise to MPGTEDGEFYPANPLERNYKIPKKATAEISGGNQAAVPVVDVKHFKSFQMAPSVNTPLAASYYNYPYDPNSASAYYNYYNNYTTGTQQENNESQTAVGEGRNINKIEEHGNKEEKGNNFNIMQDFNNRKNTSQSPESLNNGSFEGIFQNQDHNHQTRFNNRKKQEKHLNNYGFSNNQEYFQNKNNQQDPKINRNFNMNNRWKTGNIQQWTNTERNLFQANHIYNESFLQNYQGQQSFFNGRGRCYVYSRRFNNKFPNEARFGKRQFNGDKWGYDQYETCLEKGYGQYSEQGGAEKAFESNGKYKGFGFTSQKKKRKEPSVELPVEQTVPDLLDDTLPKDLKILFQPLFCKLCELQLSSNQTAKMHYKSKNHEKKIRKWLTEYAEKTGEPLHHRATTRGQDKKKTNKEDAEKNPSWFHCDICDLDLTGRMHAESHYMGRNHQKALLGHKNPAGNGYYDADGKWIRIKSHKSKSYDFEKGEDNFGLAFKPDGDPAARISDEPPSKKKKKDPVNPKEFHCEVCNINTTCQEQLNTHFMGQKHVKKLKQLGLENHTTKRKSIEESVLVADFPTIPSVVALELNINVAAHRTPSGDYYCPTCNLSLNSEVQFLQHMKSKGHGKKLAQKKKDDAPPAAIITSPIVTIENDTSSLVNISEPVTK
- the LOC126738295 gene encoding uncharacterized protein LOC126738295 isoform X5 — encoded protein: MPGTEDGEFYPANPLERNYKIPKKATAEISGGNQAAVPVVDVKHFKSFQMAPSVNTPLAASYYNYPYDPNSASAYYNYYNNYTTGTQQATYNFSLYGVQTYNNAGTTNNVNACARDNSNAETLTVTENNESQTAVGEGRNINKIEEHGNKEEKGNNFNIMQDFNNRKNTSQSPESLNNGSFEGIFQNQDHNHQTRFNNRKKQEKHLNNYGFSNNQEYFQNKNNQQDPKINRNFNMNNRWKTGNIQQWTNTERNLFQANHIYNESFLQNYQGQQSFFNGRGRCYVYSRRFNNKFPNEARFGKRQFNGDKWGYDQYETCLEKGYGQYSEQGGAEKAFESNGKYKGFGFTSQKKKRKEPSVELPVEQTVPDLLDDTLPKDLKILFQPLFCKLCELQLSSNQTAKMHYKSKNHEKKIRKWLTEYAEKTGEPLHHRATTRGQDKKKTNKEDAEKNPSWFHCDICDLDLTGRMHAESHYMGRNHQKALLGHKNPAGNGYYDADGKWIRIKSHKSKSYDFEKGEDNFGLAFKPDGDPAARISDEPPSKKKKKDPVNPKEFHCEVCNINTTCQEQLNTHFMGQKHVKKLKQLGLENHTTKRKSIEESVLVADFPTIPSVVALELNINVAAHRTPSGDYYCPTCNLSLNSEVQFLQHMKSKGHGKKLAQKKKDDAPPAAIITSPIVTIENDTSSLVNISEPVTK
- the LOC126738295 gene encoding uncharacterized protein LOC126738295 isoform X1 → MPGTEDGEFYPANPLERNYKIPKKATAEISGGNQAAVPVVDVKHFKSFQMAPSVNTPLAASYYNYPYDPNSASAYYNYYNNYTTGTQQVATYNFSLYGVQTYNNAGTTNNVNACARDNSNAETLTVTGMNVDPPLPPNGITTVEGLKRNIFETYNSIKEKPKTYGLGGKTMQNNESQTAVGEGRNINKIEEHGNKEEKGNNFNIMQDFNNRKNTSQSPESLNNGSFEGIFQNQDHNHQTRFNNRKKQEKHLNNYGFSNNQEYFQNKNNQQDPKINRNFNMNNRWKTGNIQQWTNTERNLFQANHIYNESFLQNYQGQQSFFNGRGRCYVYSRRFNNKFPNEARFGKRQFNGDKWGYDQYETCLEKGYGQYSEQGGAEKAFESNGKYKGFGFTSQKKKRKEPSVELPVEQTVPDLLDDTLPKDLKILFQPLFCKLCELQLSSNQTAKMHYKSKNHEKKIRKWLTEYAEKTGEPLHHRATTRGQDKKKTNKEDAEKNPSWFHCDICDLDLTGRMHAESHYMGRNHQKALLGHKNPAGNGYYDADGKWIRIKSHKSKSYDFEKGEDNFGLAFKPDGDPAARISDEPPSKKKKKDPVNPKEFHCEVCNINTTCQEQLNTHFMGQKHVKKLKQLGLENHTTKRKSIEESVLVADFPTIPSVVALELNINVAAHRTPSGDYYCPTCNLSLNSEVQFLQHMKSKGHGKKLAQKKKDDAPPAAIITSPIVTIENDTSSLVNISEPVTK
- the LOC126738295 gene encoding uncharacterized protein LOC126738295 isoform X7, with the translated sequence MPGTEDGEFYPANPLERNYKIPKKATAEISGGNQAAVPVVDVKHFKSFQMAPSVNTPLAASYYNYPYDPNSASAYYNYYNNYTTGTQQVATYNFSLYGVQTYNNAGTTNNVNACARDNSNAETLTVTGMNVDPPLPPNGITTVEGLKRNIFETYNSIKEKPKTYGLGGKTMQNNESQTAVGEGRNINKIEEHGNKEEKGNNFNIMQDFNNRKNTSQSPESLNNGSFEGIFQNQDHNHQTRFNNRKKQEKHLNNYGFSNNQEYFQNKNNQQDPKINRNFNMNNRWKTGNIQQWTNTERNLFQANHIYNESFLQNYQGQQSFFNGRGRCYVYSRRFNNKFPNEARFGKRQFNGDKWGYDQYETCLEKGYGQYSEQGGAEKAFESNGKYKGFGFTSQKKKRKEPSVELPVEQTVPDLLDDTLPKDLKILFQPLFCKLCELQLSSNQTAKMHYKSKNHEKKIRKWLTEYAEKTGEPLHHRATTRGQDKKKTNKEDAEKNPSWFHCDICDLDLTGRMHAESHYMGRNHQKALLGHKNPAGNGYYDADGKWIRIKGQKHVKKLKQLGLENHTTKRKSIEESVLVADFPTIPSVVALELNINVAAHRTPSGDYYCPTCNLSLNSEVQFLQHMKSKGHGKKLAQKKKDDAPPAAIITSPIVTIENDTSSLVNISEPVTK
- the LOC126738295 gene encoding uncharacterized protein LOC126738295 isoform X9 — protein: MPGTEDGEFYPGMNVDPPLPPNGITTVEGLKRNIFETYNSIKEKPKTYGLGGKTMQNNESQTAVGEGRNINKIEEHGNKEEKGNNFNIMQDFNNRKNTSQSPESLNNGSFEGIFQNQDHNHQTRFNNRKKQEKHLNNYGFSNNQEYFQNKNNQQDPKINRNFNMNNRWKTGNIQQWTNTERNLFQANHIYNESFLQNYQGQQSFFNGRGRCYVYSRRFNNKFPNEARFGKRQFNGDKWGYDQYETCLEKGYGQYSEQGGAEKAFESNGKYKGFGFTSQKKKRKEPSVELPVEQTVPDLLDDTLPKDLKILFQPLFCKLCELQLSSNQTAKMHYKSKNHEKKIRKWLTEYAEKTGEPLHHRATTRGQDKKKTNKEDAEKNPSWFHCDICDLDLTGRMHAESHYMGRNHQKALLGHKNPAGNGYYDADGKWIRIKSHKSKSYDFEKGEDNFGLAFKPDGDPAARISDEPPSKKKKKDPVNPKEFHCEVCNINTTCQEQLNTHFMGQKHVKKLKQLGLENHTTKRKSIEESVLVADFPTIPSVVALELNINVAAHRTPSGDYYCPTCNLSLNSEVQFLQHMKSKGHGKKLAQKKKDDAPPAAIITSPIVTIENDTSSLVNISEPVTK